The following are from one region of the Ischnura elegans chromosome 12, ioIscEleg1.1, whole genome shotgun sequence genome:
- the LOC124169437 gene encoding M-phase phosphoprotein 6 yields the protein MDFRSGTKRKLSKNILEMKFMKRSKEKAEKEKEDEDRQIMFSHEITPGMKESKYVLEPSYVPCEDLIIGRLSFHGFNPAVELIMKAQAEEEEARARLEKEAAERKAEKDISDEDMAWQYGALSGTLARKFKKAVGAQDDLNGPKRRKEKDTKYTWKKGEESAEDINNGKSHISVK from the exons ATGGATTTCCGAAGCGGTACTAAGAGAAAGCTTTCCAAAAATATCCTGGAAATGAAG TTCATGAAAAGGAGCAAAGAGAAGGccgaaaaggaaaaggaagatgAGGATAGGCAAATAATGTTCTCCCACGAAATAACACCTGGAATGAAAGA gaGTAAATATGTTTTAGAGCCGAGCTACGTCCCATGCGAAGATTTAATCATTGGAAGGCTGTCCTTCCATGGATTCAATCCTGCCGTTGAACTTATCATGAAAGCACAAGCTGAAGAGGAGGAAGCTAGGGCTCGATTGGAGAAGGAAGCTGCCGAACGGAAAGCAGAGAAAGATATCTCGGACGAAGACATGGCGTGGCAGTACGGTGCGCTTTCTGGGACACTTGCCCGTAAATTCAAAAAAGCAGTCGGAGCCCAAGATGATTTAAATGGGCCcaagagaaggaaagaaaaagacaCCAAGTATACGTGGAAGAAAGGTGAAGAGTCCGCGGAGGACATAAACAACGGTAAATCTCATATAAGTGTGAAATAA